The nucleotide sequence TGTGGTCGATCTGCTCGCCGGCCGCCAGGGCAACGGGCAATTTTACTTTCGGTCCGACATGCCCTACCACCTTAATCCCGACCTCTTTGGCCGTTTTGTTGATCGCATCAAAGGCGGGCCGATCGACCATGAATGTTATTTTGATAGCATCGTACCCTTCCTTTTTGAACCGCCTGACGGCATCCTCTGCTTTCGCGGGGGTATCCACAACCGCATAATTCCGGAAGGTGGTATCCCACGGCCAACGCCCCACCAATTGCGGACTGGCCACCACCAGGTCGGGGCCTAACCACCGCTTTTCCCGGACGCTCTGGCGCGCCTGCAAGTAATTGGGGTGCCCCGCCATGATGCGGACCATAGTCAGGCCGTTGGCCAGCATTACTTTGAGTTCTGCCTCAATGGTGTTTTTATACTCGCCCTGCTCATTGAAAAAATGGGCGTGCATATCACTTAGTCCTGGCATCAGGAACTTGCCTTTTCCGTCGATAATCTGAAAACCATTGGGAATGGTTATCTGGGCAGCCGAGCCGATTTCGATGATCTTCCCATTTTCCATCAGCAGCGTCTGGTTTTCCAGGGTAATTCCCTGATCCATGGGAATGATGGAAACTTTCTCAATGGCATATTTTTGCGAAAATGCCTGTATGCTGATCAACAGCAGGGTAAAAAGGCGGATGCATTTCATGGAATTTAGAATTAAGATGCCTGTTGATAACATTTGAAAGTAACCTATAATCCTGAACTAAATCTCAGAAAAGATACAAAGAGTAGTATCCAAATCCTACCCCAAAAGCAGCCAGAGTTATTTTTTGAAAACCCAATTATCCGGATTCGCTTGCACAAAGCTTAGGCGGAACTACATAAAATTTTCTTGTGACAGGTTCGGAATTTAGTTTTTTTATATTTACTTTGTAATTCAAAGTACTTTATTGTACATAGCTCAATCCTGAATTCCAGCAATCAGGACAATGGATGAGAAAAAAACCAAAATTAGTCCGTGGCCTTCAACTCAATTTGATCTTATGGATATCCTAAGCAGGCTTAGCCGTGCATACATTGAAGCAAAGGGAAACAGGTGGTTTCATTACTTTGCCGTTTTCTGTCGCTTCATGCTGGCCTTGGGATTTGTTATATCAGGAATTGTAAAAATCAAGGGAGAACGGTTTGCCAGCGGCTTATCGGTCAATAATCCGATGGGGCATTATCTGGAAGCACTTCACCACACAGAATTCTATTATACCTTCATCGGCATTTCGCAGCTGATCATCGCGCTTTTGCTGCTTTTCCGAAGAACGGCAGCGCTTGGGGCGATGCTGTATTTTCCCGTTATCCTGAATATCTGTGTTCTGGCGTACGCCGTCCGGTTTGAGGGCACCCGTATCACTACCTTCATGCTGCTGGCCAGTTTATACTTAGTAGTATGGTACTACGACCGCATTAAATACATTTTACCCTTCCAACCGATTGGGAATGCGGATGAACCGGCCAGGAAAGTACCCCTGAGCAACCAATTCTCGTTTCTGTTTTTCGGGTTGGTGATTGCGACGCTGGCGACTGTGGTAGTAGTCAATGTGTATCTCTACGACATCCGACCCGGTAATTCACAGGAAGAATGCACCAATGGATGTCCAGGCAATGAGGATCCGGTTGCCTGCCAGGAATTTTGTGATTGTCTTTACAATAAGGGAAAACTGATTGACGAGTGCCTGGCCAATTATAACAAAGCGCTGGAAGAGCGTACCAAGCCGCAGTAAAGATTCAGAAATTCCTGAAATCAGAATTACCAGGGTGGTTCTGTTCATTGCTCTACTTTTCGGGTCGTTGGTCTACATTATTTCCTTGGTCCCCGATTTTTTACGTCCTTTATATTCGTAATCAGCGCCCTGAGTATCAGGCAAGAATCATACGATATGGATTTTCTGGACCGCCCCATACGACTTCCCCTGGCTGACCGTCGCGTGCCCCTGCGCTACGCAGTGGTTCATGCTGCTTACTGGGTGCTGGTGACAGGATTCTTTCTCTACGAAAGGCGTTTTTTGATTGTCAAGGCTAACCTGCCCTACTTCTTGGTATGTGTGGTGAGTAGGGTGGGGCTTCTGATGGGGATTGCCTACCTGAATATCCATTACTACATGCCCCGGTACCTTAGGGCGAAGCGCTACCTGCTCTATTGCCTGGTGGTTTTGCTGTCTGTTCTGGCCTACCTATTGATACAAAGTCTGCTTGATTTCTATCTGTATGGCTTTGTGGTAGGGCCGCTGCGCGGCAGCCGGCTGATCGAAACGATATCGTATATTTTTTTCAGCACCGTATGGTACCTGTGGTTGATGGTGGCCCTGAAACTGAGCCTGGACTGGTACGAGCAGCAGCGGGTTTTGCAGCGGATTGCGGTAGAGAAATTACAGGCCGAAGTCAACTACCTGCGCTCCCAGGTAAACCCGCACTTTCTGTTCAATATTCTCAATAGCCTCTACGCTCTTACCCTCAAAAAATCCGATCTGGCCCCAGAGGTGGTACTGAAGCTATCAGAAATGATGGGGTACATGCTCTACGATAGCGACGACCTGCGGGTACCCCTCGTCCAGGAGATCAGCTATTTGCAGAACTACATGGAGCTGGAAAAGCTGCGCTGCGGCGATGCTTCGGAAATTTCGCTGGACATACAGGGGAATCTGAACGGGCAGGAAATTGCACCCCTGCTGCTATTGCCGCTGGTGGAGAATGCCTTTAAACATGGCATCGAAAAGCGCTTGGGCCGAGCCTGGATGCATGGTACCCTGGCAGTTGACCATTCGGCACTGGCTCTGACGGTCGAGAACAGCAAACCGGCGATTAGCCCCAAAAACAAAAACGGGGGCATTGGCCTGACTAACCTCCGCAAAAGGCTGGAATTGCTGTACCCCGGTCGGTATTCGCTGCATATCGAAGAAAAACTGGAATCGTACAAAGCCGATTTACACATCTCCTTTTCCGAAAAAGGATAATTCATAAAATCATTTCTTACACACTTAAACCACCTAGCCATGACTTACCGTAATTCCCTGATTACCGTCACTTTGCTGGCACTAATCCCGGTGCTGATTTACCCTATTAACGAGGGTGAGGAGATTCCTGAGAGACAAGCGTATGAAGTAGCCAAAAGCCCCGCCAAGTACGAATGGTCCCAAATTCTGCCCTTTGGCAACGGGACACATCAGTATGAGTGGAAACCGGGTACCTATCCGATGGGACTCAAACCGCTGGTGGCGTTTAAAGGTAACCTGTGGATGATCGGACAAAAAGCATCCTGGTCGTCGGTAGACGGTATCCACTGGACCCATCATCCCAAAAATGACTGGGGCGAGCGCATCACGATGACCAGCGTTTTTTTTGACAATACCCTTTGGATATACGGCGGTATGCGGTACCAGGAACGAGAACTAATGAATGAAGTCTGGTTTACGAAAGATGGTATTCAGTGGCAGCAGGCCAAAAACGCCGCCTGGGAGCCCCGAAAAGGGCACGAAGTAGTCGAATTCAAAGGCAAATTGTGGCTGTTTGGCGGGGTGAGTAAGGTTTCAAAAGACTTCGAATCGCTGGAAATGAAAAACGATGTATGGTCTTCTGTTGATGGTATTCAGTGGACCAAAGAGGTGGATCACGCCCCCTGGTCGCCACGCGATTCGCCCCAGGTGCTTGTGTTGCACGACACGTTATACCTCCTTAGCGGGCAGGGCCTGGCGGATGTGTGGCAGTCGGTGGATGGCAAAAACTGGACGCAGCTTACCGCTCATGCCCCCTGGAAGGAAAGGTTTGATAGCGGTGCCGTGGTATTTGATGACCAGTTGTGGGTATTCGGCGGGCGCAATACCAACCCCGACCATCATCTGGCCGCTCAGAACGATGTGTGGTTTTCTGATAATGGCAGGCAATGGGTGCGGCAGACCGAACACGCCCCCTGGACGGTGCGGAGCGGTGGCAATAGCGTGGTGTTCAAAGACCGGCTCTGGCTGTACAGCGGCAAGCATACGGGAGGCAATCCGGTGTGGAAGGGAGATATTTGGGCGCTGAAGCAGATTTGAAATAGCCTATGCTTTGCTGTGTAGTACTTGACGATGAGCCGCTGGCCCGCGAGGTGTTGGAAGGGTACCTGGCCCTGCTGGATTATATCGGTTCGGTAATCCCGTTTGGTTCAACCGCAGAAGCGTTGACCTATCTCAAAGATCACGAGGTTGATGTGCTGTTTCTGGATATAGAAATGCCGGCTATGAACGGTCTGGATTTTCTCCGATCCTTGGAAAATCCTCCCGTCACGGTATTCACCACCGCCTACCGCAACTACGCCTTCGAAGGCTTCGAACTGGGCGTAATCGATTTTCTACTAAAA is from Salmonirosea aquatica and encodes:
- a CDS encoding sensor histidine kinase → MDFLDRPIRLPLADRRVPLRYAVVHAAYWVLVTGFFLYERRFLIVKANLPYFLVCVVSRVGLLMGIAYLNIHYYMPRYLRAKRYLLYCLVVLLSVLAYLLIQSLLDFYLYGFVVGPLRGSRLIETISYIFFSTVWYLWLMVALKLSLDWYEQQRVLQRIAVEKLQAEVNYLRSQVNPHFLFNILNSLYALTLKKSDLAPEVVLKLSEMMGYMLYDSDDLRVPLVQEISYLQNYMELEKLRCGDASEISLDIQGNLNGQEIAPLLLLPLVENAFKHGIEKRLGRAWMHGTLAVDHSALALTVENSKPAISPKNKNGGIGLTNLRKRLELLYPGRYSLHIEEKLESYKADLHISFSEKG
- a CDS encoding DoxX family protein, producing the protein MDILSRLSRAYIEAKGNRWFHYFAVFCRFMLALGFVISGIVKIKGERFASGLSVNNPMGHYLEALHHTEFYYTFIGISQLIIALLLLFRRTAALGAMLYFPVILNICVLAYAVRFEGTRITTFMLLASLYLVVWYYDRIKYILPFQPIGNADEPARKVPLSNQFSFLFFGLVIATLATVVVVNVYLYDIRPGNSQEECTNGCPGNEDPVACQEFCDCLYNKGKLIDECLANYNKALEERTKPQ